A window of Aurantibacillus circumpalustris genomic DNA:
ACTTACCTTCTTGGATCTGCTCTTCTAATTGGGTTTAAAACCGACCAGTTATTTTTAGCTTTTTTATTTAATTCCCTTTACTTCGCTACTTTATCAAGTAGAAAATTCATTCTTGGTTTTTCAATCTTCATAATATTTTGGATCATTTTTGATTCTATGAAAGCGTTTCCGAATTACCTTATAAACTCTATTCATGTTGAAGATCTTTATTTACAAGAAAAAACACTTTTTGGGATAAACTTCAATAACAGCATTTACACACCCAACGAATATTTATCGCAACACGCAACGACATTTCTAGACGTACTCGCAGGATTTTTTTATTTGAATTGGGTTCCTGTTCCTTTAGCCTTTGCTTGTTACCTTTTTGTGAAAAACAAAAAAGCCTTTCTTCAGCTTTCTTTAACTTTTCTTTTTGTAAACCTCATTGGATTTGTAATCTATTACGTTTTTCCGGCCGCACCACCATGGTATGTTGCTGAATACGGTTTTGAAATAAATCACACGACTCCAGGCCATACAGGCGCGTTAGCTCGTTTTGATGATTTTTTTGGAGTTAATGTGTTTGGATCCTTATACTCGAAAAGTTCGAATGTGTTTGCAGCCATGCCTTCATTGCACTCAGCTTATCCTGTTATTGTATTGTACTACGGATTAAAAAACAAATTGGGCTGGGTAAATATTCTCTTTACAATTTTTATGTTAGGTATTTGGTTCTCGGCCATTTATACCAACCACCACTACACTTTAGATGTATTGGCTGGAGTTTCTTGTGCCGTAGTAGGAATTTTTATTTTTCAAAAAGTTCTTCTCAAAAATAAATTATTCGTTTCTTTTATGTCTAAATACGAACAAACAATAAGTTCTGCTACGTAAATAAGCTTGCTACCTCATACTGGCGCAACAAATAATTTGTATCTTTTCGGCGAGAAATATGTTATAAACCTACTTTTGCCAAGGTAAATAAGTTCGTAATGTGCCAAGATTTACTTTGAAAAATGGAGTTTTATTTTTTCACAAGACCGATATTGAATTCTGCTGAGATTAAAACCAAATACTAATCCTATTTTTAAATCGTTTCAAGGCTATTTTTTTTTAGCCTTCACCCTACTCTTCCTGACCTTTAATTATTGTAAGGCACAGGATACCATAAAATTTGAAACAATTAAATCAATTAAAGATATTCCACACAAAACCCTTAAGCAAAAATGGATGTGGATTCATAGAAGCGCTGCTTTCATTTTTATGAAAGAACAAGAACCTTTTAACGATACAAGTTATTATAGCCGGTATAAAGAAAGATTGGTAGTTACTTTACCTCTTTCAACGCGCTATGTGAATTTTGAATTCAAAGACAAATCATCGAGTAGCGTATTAAAATACTCGCCCAATAATTTATACGATCTTGGAATAAGCGTAAACACCAAGCTCATGAGTTTCTTTCTGAATACTGGTGCAACGCTTTTAGATAATGATCAAGGTATTAAAGGAAAAACAAATTATAAGGACTTTCAATTTAATGTTTACGGAAAAAAATCAACTATTGATTTTTCACTTCAAACTTATAACGGATTTTACATTAACAATTCAACCTCCTTCAATTCATACGACGCAAGCCAAAAACCTTATGAAATAAGACCTGATATTTCGGTAGTGTCGTTAGGCTTTAATTATTATTACGTTTCAAATTATAGAAAATTCTCTTATAGGGGTTCGTTTGCTTTTACAGAATGTCAAAAGAAAAGTGCCGGATCGCTTTTAACTGGTGGGTATTTTTCTATATTTAGTATGACTGCCGATTCAAATTTAGTTTCAAAATCATTTACCCCCTACTTTGATCCCCTTACAAACATTAAAACGGGATCTGTTTTAAATTACGGCTTAAATGTTGGGTACATTTATACATTTGTAATCAGAAGAAAATTTCACGCCACAATTTCTTTAGTTCAAGGTCTTGGAGTTGATCTCACTTCTGGCACCAAAGAGGATGATTCAAAAGTTGAATCTAAATCAAACCTTTCTAGTAAACAAAATTTAAGAATAGCTTTAGGTTACGACAGAGGAAATTTTTTCTACGGAATCATGGGAATGTTTGATTTTTACTATTTCGATAATAAAGAACGCGCTACTTTTAATTATTCTTATGGAAAATTCAGATTATTTGCTGGCTATCGATTTAATATGACAGGAAAGAAAAAGAAAGTATTTCGAAAATTAAATCTCATCGATTACAGACTATAATCTGCTTGACGAAAAATAATTTCAAAATCGACATCACTGATTAATGAATGATTAACAATGGGGTTTCGCTTGAAAAAATTAAATGTTTGGTAACACTTCCTTCAAAAAGACTTTCAAAAAGTTTATGCTTTTTTGGATGAATCATGAGCATGTTTGTTTTATGAAACTTGAGATAATACTCTAAAGCCTCACCAGCAGAATCATCCTTAACAAAAACATTTTTATGTTTCACATTCTTTAGGTGTTCATCAATAAACTGAATCGACTCTGACTTCTCATCAGCCGAATCGTTACCTTGTGCGCTTACACTTACAATTTCGAGCTCAGCATTAAAAATAGTTGCAAAATACCTTGCTGAATATATCAAAGTTGAATCTTTAATATGATCGAGATCGCAGGCGAAACTAATTGTTTTAATTGGTTGATACCTTGCGTTTTCAGGAATAACAAATAAAGGCAAATCAGAATCGCGCGCAACACTCAAAACAGAACTTCCTATAAATTTTTCCTTTAATTTATTTGCTTCACCTACAATACCCATTATAATCAACTCTGCGCTGTATTTCGTTGCAGCATCACTAACTACTTCAAACACAGACCCCGCTTCTGCAACGCAGATAATGTCAGGGTCATACCCAATTCTTTCAATTAATTCTTTCTTTAATATTTTTAAAGCTCCCTCTGCCGACGTTTTAAGTACTGAAAGCATTTCTAATGGTTGAACAGAGTCAAAGCCACCTAAAGGCAAATTAACCGCGTTTACCAAAACGAGTTTAGCGCTAAAATATTTTGCTAGGTCAGCCGCGTAATAAGAAGCGTTTTTAGCGGAGTTAGAAAAATCAGTGGCAATAAGCAGTGTTTCCATGGTTGTATAATTCTCTTAATCATCAAAACTAAATCAATTCATAAACAAATTAGCTGACATATATCATTGTCATAAATGAATTATCTCACTAATTTAGTTATACCTTACTGTTAATTTAGTTTCAGCTAAAAAACAATTTACGATGTATAAATTTCACGCACTTCTTTATCATTTAAAAAAATGGTCTTTATTACTACTTGTTTTTAGTTTTGGAAGAGTCTATTCTCAAAACCACAGAGATTCGTTAGATCAAGAACCACTTATTAAAAATCTCACCGTTGAAGAATTTAATAAACGTATTCACTCAGGGCTAGTACTCGTTTATTTAAAGGCCGACTGGTGTGCTATTTGCAAAAAACAAACACCTATTATCAACGAACTGGTAGCTGAACAAAATAATAAACTAAAGCTATTGATAATCGATACTGAAGCAAATCCATTAATCAACGACTATTTCGAAGTTCCAGGGCTCCCCCTGATGTACATCTATAAGGATGGTAAACATGTTTGGGACAGAATCGGCTTAACAGAGAAAAAATTAATTCTTGATCAGTTGAATTATTTTACAAAATAATCGATAGAGTAAATCCATCAATTTTTATATTAATTCTTAAAGCCTTTAGACTAAATCTATAGACCCTTTAGTCGGAATACTTATTTTTTTATAATTTTCAGCAAGAAGTTTTTCTCTAAAACTCTCTTTTGCGTCCGGCTCACCATGAACTAAGAAAATCTCTTTTACTTCTTTTTTATCT
This region includes:
- a CDS encoding phosphatase PAP2 family protein codes for the protein MIKTYFDYIKKNTSYKNALLTSFVTITYLLGSALLIGFKTDQLFLAFLFNSLYFATLSSRKFILGFSIFIIFWIIFDSMKAFPNYLINSIHVEDLYLQEKTLFGINFNNSIYTPNEYLSQHATTFLDVLAGFFYLNWVPVPLAFACYLFVKNKKAFLQLSLTFLFVNLIGFVIYYVFPAAPPWYVAEYGFEINHTTPGHTGALARFDDFFGVNVFGSLYSKSSNVFAAMPSLHSAYPVIVLYYGLKNKLGWVNILFTIFMLGIWFSAIYTNHHYTLDVLAGVSCAVVGIFIFQKVLLKNKLFVSFMSKYEQTISSAT
- a CDS encoding DUF4421 family protein, giving the protein MWIHRSAAFIFMKEQEPFNDTSYYSRYKERLVVTLPLSTRYVNFEFKDKSSSSVLKYSPNNLYDLGISVNTKLMSFFLNTGATLLDNDQGIKGKTNYKDFQFNVYGKKSTIDFSLQTYNGFYINNSTSFNSYDASQKPYEIRPDISVVSLGFNYYYVSNYRKFSYRGSFAFTECQKKSAGSLLTGGYFSIFSMTADSNLVSKSFTPYFDPLTNIKTGSVLNYGLNVGYIYTFVIRRKFHATISLVQGLGVDLTSGTKEDDSKVESKSNLSSKQNLRIALGYDRGNFFYGIMGMFDFYYFDNKERATFNYSYGKFRLFAGYRFNMTGKKKKVFRKLNLIDYRL
- a CDS encoding universal stress protein gives rise to the protein METLLIATDFSNSAKNASYYAADLAKYFSAKLVLVNAVNLPLGGFDSVQPLEMLSVLKTSAEGALKILKKELIERIGYDPDIICVAEAGSVFEVVSDAATKYSAELIIMGIVGEANKLKEKFIGSSVLSVARDSDLPLFVIPENARYQPIKTISFACDLDHIKDSTLIYSARYFATIFNAELEIVSVSAQGNDSADEKSESIQFIDEHLKNVKHKNVFVKDDSAGEALEYYLKFHKTNMLMIHPKKHKLFESLFEGSVTKHLIFSSETPLLIIH
- a CDS encoding thioredoxin family protein; translation: MYKFHALLYHLKKWSLLLLVFSFGRVYSQNHRDSLDQEPLIKNLTVEEFNKRIHSGLVLVYLKADWCAICKKQTPIINELVAEQNNKLKLLIIDTEANPLINDYFEVPGLPLMYIYKDGKHVWDRIGLTEKKLILDQLNYFTK